The segment GACTCCGCCGCGCGCTTCACGCTCTACGCCTCGTCACGCGACGTCGCGCTGCTGGCCTCGAAATTCATCCACGGCTATCCCAGGGCAGGCGAGGCCGGCGCCGCCTTGCTGGTGGTCGACGGCGTCGACACCATCGATGCGTCGCTGGTCGACACCAGCCTCGTCGGCTTGCACCATTCCTATTTCGGCGACAAGCGCTCGATCCTCAACGACATGTTCAATCTGATCGCGCAGCAACTCGCACCCGACCAGCGCTTCGACCTCCAGGCCTCCGGCAATGCGCCGCAAAAATATTGGAGCTATAGAGCCTAGAACGCGATATGGACTTATTTGAATCGATGCGAGCCGCGAACTCCGAACACCTCTCCGAGCTGAGGAGAAGTGAAGCGCAGGGCCGCCAGCGTGACGCGGACGACGACGCTGATGGTGTCGGCCGCACCCATGGCGATAAGCGCAACGATCGAGAGCCAGATGGTCCGCGACAGCGCGAACACGATGGTCGCAAGGCCGAACACGATCACCGCCTGAAACATCCGCAGGCCCGCGCGCCGCGGTTCGGTTTACAATCGTTCAAAGCGCGGCGGATTGCCGCGGTCGCGAAACCATTTCAGTGCTTTGCGCGTTATGTCGCGTTTCCATATCTTCCCTGGCGAGAACAGAGGACGTTCAGATGAGTGACAGGCCCGTGAATTCGAGAATTGGCCGCAGCACTGCGCTGGCAGCGTTCACCAGTCTCGCCGTGGCCATGGTGTCCATGTCGCCTCCGGCGGCCGCTTCCCCGATGCCGGCCAACACGACAGCCAAGGCACCGGCCGCGGTGGCCGGGCAGGGGTCATCCGACGTGACCGATTTCAGTGCCGTGCGACGTCGTCACTACTATCGGCGCGGGCCGAGCGCTGCGGGCCTTGCCTTCATGGGCGTCGCGGCCGGTCTGATCGGCGGTGCGATCGCCGAAAGCCGGCGCCAGGAGTACTACGACAATTACTACTATGGCGGCCCGCGTTATTATGGTCCCGGCTACGGCTACTATGGTGGTCCTCGCTACTACTACGATCCGTATTGACGGTGACTGTAGCCCGGATGGAGCGCAGCGTAATCCGGGGCCGCTGGTGCTTGCGGCAAAGCCCCGGATTGCGCTGCGCTCCATCCGGGTTACGGGACTGATTGTTACGGTGCCCGACGGGCAAAACACTTGCGAACGCCGTCAAGCCGCGCTCGCAAAAATATTCGACTTTACAGAAATTCGGAATTGGCGTATGTGTCGCGGTATCCCGGCTCATCCTTGAGGGGCGATCTCGTGTCGTCTTGATTGCGAGCCGGGCTTGCGGTGGACGCGGCAGCGTCGGCACGAGAAGTGCGGGCAGGGCGGGTAGTCCCTGTGAGCCCGAAACCGCGTGCCGACGAACGGCGCTGCAAGGCTCGTCTCGCCTGTAAGTTTCCGGCTCCGTCGACAGGGCCGGGAAAACTGCGGCGAAAACGGCGGGCCGTGCGTACGGCAAAACCGTGTGGTCCTGGCCGTCGTTGCTACGGTCAAGCCTTTCGCGGAGATGTGCGCGAGCCCAACCGGGCAGACGGCATCGTCAATTCGCGGGGTGAGGGAGGCCAGCAGGAAGTCGGCTCCCGGGAGAGCACGGCATAAGCCGTCCGACCATCGCGCAGGGAAGGCCGAGTGATTGGCACCACCTGTATGCTGCTGTGCGGTCTCTTTGCGCTACCTTTCGCGCAGCAGACCGTGGGTGCGAGGTCAGCACCCGGCCTTCCCTGCGCCCTCTTGGCTTGAGAGGGTGGAGAGACCAAGCAAAGCTCGGGCGACATGCGTCGCGAGGATGCGTAGGCGCGTCTACGGTTTGAAATGCGAATGGGAGAAAGGCGATGTCGCCTCATACTCCGTCATTGCGAGCGCAGCGAAGCAATCCAGAATCTTTTCCGCGCAGGCAGTCTCGATTGCTTCGCTGCGCTCGCAATGACGACGTTGATGCAGTTGCGCTCGATCGCGCTACGCTTCCGACATCACCGTCCCGCCGGCGCCGACAGCGCGCCGTTCACGTAGCGCGAGTAATCCGGCTCGGTCGGCTGCGACGGCCAGATCGCCGCATTGGAGTCGCGCACGGACTGGGTGACTTGGGCAGGTTGCGCCTTGCGGGCGTGGTGACGGTCGCTCGCCGCGGCGGTCTGGATGGTGGCTGCGGCAATCAGGGTGGCGCCGAGAATGGCAAGAGTCTTTTGCATGGTTGTTTCTCCCGTGACGACGTCCCGGTTGTGAAAAATGTCATCGTCGTCACGGCTGACATGGCGATGCGTCTCACCGAATGTCAGCGGGACCGGCTTCACGATCGGCCGGACCGCTTTCACGAAGGGGCGAGCAAATTTTTTGGTCTCGGCTAAATATTCGGCAATCGCCCCTGGGGCCCAATGGACTTGACCGGCGCAATCCGGTTGAATGGGGGCCAATTGAGGTTTTGGACGACAATGATGTCGAAATATCTGCTGATCCTTCTGCTGATCGCCCCGCCGGCCGCGGCGCAGGTCAAGCTCACTCCAAAAACCTCGGCGGCGCATCCGGACCCCTGTGCCCCTATCGGACGCACCGCGGATGGCAAGCTGGTCTATTCCATGAAATGCGAGAACCTGCCGGCGCCGCCTGCGCCCCCGCCGCAGGCGGAACTGAAGGAAGCACCTGCACCGGCCGCCGAGCCCGAGCCGGAAGTGCGGCGGAGCGGCCTTTTCGGCTGGTCCTACGACCGCCGGTAGAGGGGGCCTGCGCCCCTTGCGCGAAGCCCGCTGGAATGCTCTTTGCTTGCAAGTTCCACGTGGGGCCTTTGGCTCCCGATCCAGAGAGATGAGATGAGCAAACTCGTTATCCGTGCCGGTGATTACTCTTTCGATGCCCGCTTCGAGGAGCAACTGGCGCCCAAGACCGTCGCCGCGTTCCGCAAGGCCATGCCGTTCGAAAGCCACATCATCCACGTGCGCTGGAGCGGTGAGGCGGTGTGGATGCCGCTTGGCGACCTCGACTTCGGCGTCGGCTACGAGAACCACACGAGCTATCCCGCGCCCGGCCAGATCATCCTCTATCCGGGCGGCATCAGCGAGACCGAGATCCTGATGGCCTATGGCGGCGTGAGCTTTGCGAGCAAGATGGGCCAGCTCGCCGGCAATCACTTCATCACCGTCACCTCGGGCCTCGAGAATCTCGCGACGCTGGGCAAGAGCGTGCTGTGGAAAGGCGCGCTGCCGATCCGCTTCGAGGAAGTCTGATTTGGAAGAGCAACGCTACCCGCGCGATCTCCGCGGCTACGGCCGCAACCCGCCGCATCCGCAATGGCCGGGTCACGCGCGGGTCGCGGTGCAGTTCGTCGTCAATTTCGAGGAAGGCGGCGAGAACAACATTCTGCATGGCGACCGCGCTTCGGAAGCGTTTTTGTCCGACGTGCTCGGCGCGCAGCCCTGGCCAGGGCAGCGCCATGCGAATATCGAGTCGATGTTCGAATATGGCTCGCGCGCCGGCTTCTGGCGGCTGTGGCGGATGTTCACCGAGCGGAAGTGGCCGACCACCGTGTTCGGCGTCGCCACCGCGCTCAAGCGCAATCCGGAAATTGTTGCTGCCATGAAGGAGGCGGGCTGGGACATCGCCAGCCACAGCCTGAAATGGATCGAGCACAAGGACATGACCGAGGCGCAGGAGCGCGCCGAGATCGCAGAGGCGATCCGCGTCCATACTGAAGCTACCGGCGCGCGACCGCTCGGCTGGTACACGGGCCGGTCCTCGATCAACACCAACCGGCTGTTGATGGAGGAGGGCGGCTTCCTCTATCTCTGCGACTCCTATGCCGACGATCTGCCCTATTGGGTCAAGGGCGCGAATGGCAAGCAGCTCATCATTCCCTATACGCTCGACAACAACGACATGCGCTTCATCAATCCGCAGGGCTTTGCCGAGGGCGAGCAGTTCTACACCTATCTGAAGGACGCTTTTGACGTGCTCTATGCCGAGGGCGAGACCGCGCCGAAGATGATGTCGGTGGGGCTGCATTGCCGTCTCGCCGGCCGGCCCGGCCGCGCTGCGGGCCTGATCCGTTTCCTCGACTATATCGGCAAGCACGAGCGCGTCTGGGTGCCGACCCGTCTCCAGATCGCGCAGCATTGGCACGACAAGCTTGCGCATCTCGCCGGCAATGCATTCGAGACCGGGTGAGGGGACGATGTCGCAAATTTCGCTCGTCGATCTCAATGCCGCAAGCCAAGCCGACTTCGTCGCCGCGCTCGCCAACGTCGTCGAATATTCACCGTGGATCGCCGAGCAGATCGCCGTGCGGCGACCGTTCGCCGGGATCAATCAACTGCATGCCGCGCTGATGGCGGCAATTCAGAGTGCCGAACCGGATGCGCAGCTGGCGTTGATCCGGGCGCATCCCGACCTCGCCAACAAGACCCAGCGCGCCGCGGGCCTGACCGCAGAATCGACCGACGAGCAGAACGGCGCTGGCCTCGACCGGCTGTCGGATGCCGAATACGCGGCGTTCGAGCGCGTCAACAACGCCTACCGCGAGAAATTCGGCTTCCCCTATATTGTCTGCGTGCGGCGCCACACCAAGGATTCAGTGCTGCGCGACTTCGAGACGCGCTTGCTCAATATCGGCAAGACCGAGACGCGCCGCGCGATCGAGGAGATCGGACGCATCTCGGCGCTGCGGCTCGATCAGCTCGTCATCGCTGACGACAAGCTCAAGGTGCATGGCCGACTCTCAACGCATGTGCTCGACAATCACGCCGGCAAACCCGCCCCTAGCATCCCGGTTGAGCTCGTCGAGCTCTCCGCGCTCGGCGAAAACCGCGTCATCGCGCGCACCGTCACCAACGCGGATGGCCGTACCGACCAGCCGCTGATTGGCGGCCGCCCGTTGCCGATCGGTCGCTACGAGCTCAAGTTCAGCGTCGCCAAATACTACGTCGAGCGCAACGTGCCGCTGTCGGATCCGCCGTTCCTCGACGAGATCCCGTTGCGCTTCGCGATCAGCGACCCGGAGAGCCACTATCACGTGCCTCTCCTGGTCACGCCCTGGAGCTACGCGACCTATCGCGGCAGCTAGGACCCGAATTTTTCGAGCAGCGCCGGAAACAGCCGGTCCGGCTTGAACGGCGGCGCCGTGAAGCGGATGCCGGTGGCATCGGCGATTGCGTTGCCGAGTGCGGCGGTGACCGGATTGTACGGGCTCTCGCTCATCGACTTCGCCCCTAACGGTCCGATCGTGTCGGAGGTCTCGGCGAACAGGACCTCCGTGCGCGGCACGTCGGCGAAGGACGGCAAATGATAGTCGCGGAATTTCGGATTGGTGACGCGGCCGCTCTCGTCGATCACCATCTCCTCGTAGAGCGCAGCACCAAGCGCCTGCGCGACGCCGCCCTCGACCTGGCCACGGCATTGCATGGGGTTGGCGACGACGCCGGCGTCCGCGGCCTGCACGCTCCTGAGAATCTTGACCTCGCCAGTGCCCTTGTTCACACCGACACGAAACCCCTGCACGTTGAAGCCGACCGAGCGCGGCGTGCCAGCGGAATCGCCGTGCGCTGCGAGAGGACGACCGCCTTCGCGCGCGAGCTTGGCGAGCTCCACAAAGGACATTCGGCGCACCCCGCTGACGACGAAGTCGTCCTCGAGGGTGCAGGTCCCCGCATCGCAGAGCCAGGCGCCGGCGGCCGCCGCCTTCAGGTCGGTCGCAAGCTGCATCGCGGCAGCATGCGTGGCCTTGCCGGCCACGAAAGTGCCGGTGCTGCCATAGGCGCCGGTGTCGTGACCACCATGGGCGGTGTCGGACTGGCGCAGGTTGATCCTGTCGACAGTGGTCGCGAGAATCGTCGCCGCGATCTGGCGGTGCACTGTGCTGGTGCCGTTGCCGAACTCGGCGGTGCCGACGGTGAGATCGAAGCCGCCATCATCGCGCAATGCGATCATGGCATCGGCGAGGTGGCCGGCCGGTGGCACGGTGTCGATCATGGTCAGCGCGATGCCCTCGCCGATCAGCCATTCCGGCGAAAGCTCCGGCTGCGGTTGATCGGCCTGCATCGCGCGCTCGACGAGGTCGAGGCACTGGTCGAGGCCATAGGAGCCGTAGAGCACGTCGTGATATTCCGACGGCGGCGGCGACAGCATGGGATCGCCGGGCCTGACGATGTTCAGCCTGCGCATGTCGTAGGGGCTGATGCCGAGCTGTCTGGCCAGCTCGTCGATTGCGGCCTCCACCGCGATCAGCGTCTGCGGCAGGCCATAGCCGCGAAAAGCACCCGCCGGCACCGTATTGGTGTAGACGACGAGGCCGTCGACCCGCTTGTTCGGGCAGTTGTAGACGGCGATGGACTCGGACACCGCATGGAACATCACGGAGCCGCCGTGATTGCCGTAAGCGCCGGTGTTGGAGAGCACGTCGAGCTGGAGCGCGGTGAGCTTGCCGTCGGCGTCGGCGCCGGCCTTGATGCGGACCCGCATCGGATGCCGCGTCGAGGTCGCGATGAACTGCTCCTCGCGGGTGAGCTCGAGCTTGACTGGCCGTCCCGTCTTCAGCGCGGCGAGCGCGAGGATGTCCTCGACGAACATCTCCTGCTTGCCGCCAAAGCCGCCGCCGACCCGCTCGCAGAACACGCGGACCTTGTCCATGGGAAGCTGAAAAATGTCCGACAGCGCACGCCGGGTCAGGAACGGCACCTGCGTCGAGGTGCGGACGTTGAGCACGCCAGCCGCGTCGAGCCAGGCGAGGCCGCCATGGGTCTCCAGTGCCGCGTGCTGGACGCGATGACTGCGGTAGGTGGCCTCGTAGGTGACGGCCGATGTGGCGAGTGCCGCCGCGACATCGCCGAACTCGCCATGTGTTTCGGCCACGAGGTTGCGCCGGGCGTCGGCGACACGGTTCGCGGCGGTCCGGTCGGGATGAACGAGCGGC is part of the Bradyrhizobium commune genome and harbors:
- a CDS encoding molybdopterin-dependent oxidoreductase; this encodes MSFEINGAIFSQEPRAGQCLRTFLRELGHFGVKKGCDAGDCGACTVLLDGEPVHSCLIPAFRAEGRAVTTIEGLGGDAGAHPMQQAFLDAQGFQCGFCTAGMILTCASLNQAQQRDLGVALKGNICRCTGYRSIEDAIHGKSNVEASVEAGAAFGRSLPAPAGPDVVRGKARYTFDTAIDGLLHIKLLRSPHAHAKIVAIDKSAALAVPGVHAVLTHEDAPSALFSTARHEKDWMDPEDTRILDDVVRFIGQKVAAVVAESEGAAEEACRRLKVDYEILPAVIDPEQAMAPGAPLVHPDRTAANRVADARRNLVAETHGEFGDVAAALATSAVTYEATYRSHRVQHAALETHGGLAWLDAAGVLNVRTSTQVPFLTRRALSDIFQLPMDKVRVFCERVGGGFGGKQEMFVEDILALAALKTGRPVKLELTREEQFIATSTRHPMRVRIKAGADADGKLTALQLDVLSNTGAYGNHGGSVMFHAVSESIAVYNCPNKRVDGLVVYTNTVPAGAFRGYGLPQTLIAVEAAIDELARQLGISPYDMRRLNIVRPGDPMLSPPPSEYHDVLYGSYGLDQCLDLVERAMQADQPQPELSPEWLIGEGIALTMIDTVPPAGHLADAMIALRDDGGFDLTVGTAEFGNGTSTVHRQIAATILATTVDRINLRQSDTAHGGHDTGAYGSTGTFVAGKATHAAAMQLATDLKAAAAGAWLCDAGTCTLEDDFVVSGVRRMSFVELAKLAREGGRPLAAHGDSAGTPRSVGFNVQGFRVGVNKGTGEVKILRSVQAADAGVVANPMQCRGQVEGGVAQALGAALYEEMVIDESGRVTNPKFRDYHLPSFADVPRTEVLFAETSDTIGPLGAKSMSESPYNPVTAALGNAIADATGIRFTAPPFKPDRLFPALLEKFGS
- a CDS encoding DUF3830 family protein, giving the protein MSKLVIRAGDYSFDARFEEQLAPKTVAAFRKAMPFESHIIHVRWSGEAVWMPLGDLDFGVGYENHTSYPAPGQIILYPGGISETEILMAYGGVSFASKMGQLAGNHFITVTSGLENLATLGKSVLWKGALPIRFEEV
- the puuE gene encoding allantoinase PuuE; amino-acid sequence: MEEQRYPRDLRGYGRNPPHPQWPGHARVAVQFVVNFEEGGENNILHGDRASEAFLSDVLGAQPWPGQRHANIESMFEYGSRAGFWRLWRMFTERKWPTTVFGVATALKRNPEIVAAMKEAGWDIASHSLKWIEHKDMTEAQERAEIAEAIRVHTEATGARPLGWYTGRSSINTNRLLMEEGGFLYLCDSYADDLPYWVKGANGKQLIIPYTLDNNDMRFINPQGFAEGEQFYTYLKDAFDVLYAEGETAPKMMSVGLHCRLAGRPGRAAGLIRFLDYIGKHERVWVPTRLQIAQHWHDKLAHLAGNAFETG
- the uraD gene encoding 2-oxo-4-hydroxy-4-carboxy-5-ureidoimidazoline decarboxylase encodes the protein MSQISLVDLNAASQADFVAALANVVEYSPWIAEQIAVRRPFAGINQLHAALMAAIQSAEPDAQLALIRAHPDLANKTQRAAGLTAESTDEQNGAGLDRLSDAEYAAFERVNNAYREKFGFPYIVCVRRHTKDSVLRDFETRLLNIGKTETRRAIEEIGRISALRLDQLVIADDKLKVHGRLSTHVLDNHAGKPAPSIPVELVELSALGENRVIARTVTNADGRTDQPLIGGRPLPIGRYELKFSVAKYYVERNVPLSDPPFLDEIPLRFAISDPESHYHVPLLVTPWSYATYRGS